From a single Labrus bergylta chromosome 14, fLabBer1.1, whole genome shotgun sequence genomic region:
- the cxadr gene encoding coxsackievirus and adenovirus receptor homolog, which translates to MELSIVRVCCVLLSLFTGLTSGLDITSTGPTSIEKASGQSVKLDCQFALAADDAGPLDIEWSILSSDNQKEDKVVIFYSGDRAYVDYYPPMKGRVHFNSADPKNGDASIILTGLMSSDSGTYQCKVKKAPGIRSKKMLLIVMVKPSKPRCYAEGPTQEGKDVVLRCTSNEGTNPLQYSWEKTSPNKLLPATAVLDPVGGTVNVRNASASASGTYRCTVANRVGTEDCILHLNVTPPPNTGGIIAGAIIAVLLILLIIAIILFCCCRARHRKKYEKEICNEIREDVPPPKSRVSTARSFTVGSQRSSLGSMSPSNLHEYALKPQYDKIPSSEEYERPPSHVPLPPPTAPKMAGPNLSRMGGIPVMIPAQNRDGSIV; encoded by the exons GTTTGACCTCTGGTCTGGACATTACATCTACAGGGCCGACGTCTATAGAGAAGGCCAGTGGTCAGAGTGTGAAGCTGGACTGTCAGTTTGCTCTGGCCGCTGATGACGCTGGCCCGCTGGACATCGAATGGAGCATATTATCCTCCGACAACCAGAAAGAGGACAAAGTG GTGATCTTTTACTCAGGTGACAGGGCCTATGTAGACTACTACCCCCCTATGAAGGGCCGAGTCCACTTCAACTCAGCCGACCCCAAGAATGGTGATGCCTCCATCATTCTGACGGGGCTGATGTCGTCGGATTCTGGCACCTACCAATGTAAGGTGAAGAAGGCTCCTGGGATCCGCAGCAAGAAGATGCTGCTCATCGTCATGG TGAAGCCTTCCAAGCCCAGGTGCTACGCTGAAGGCCCAACACAGGAAGGCAAAGACGTCGTTCTGAGGTGCACATCCAACGAGGGCACCAACCCGCTGCAGTACAGCTGGGAGAAGACCAGTCCCAACAAGCTGCTTCCTGCCACCGCTGTGTTGG ATCCTGTTGGAGGAACAGTGAACGTGAGGAACGCATCTGCCAGCGCATCTGGTACCTACCGCTGCACCGTCGCTAACCGCGTCGGCACTGAGGACTGTATACTGCATCTGAACGTAACGCCTC CTCCCAACACTGGCGGCATCATCGCAGGAGCCATAATTGCAGTTCTCCTGATCCTCCTCATTATTGCTATCATCCTCTTCTGCTGCTGCCGCGCCCGTCACAGGAAGAAGTATGAGAAGGAGATCTGCAATGAGATCAG AGAGGACGTCCCTCCTCCGAAGAGTCGTGTTTCCACGGCACGCAGCTTCACCGTCGGCAGCCAGCGCTCCTCCCTGGGCTCCATGTCGCCTTCCAACCTGCACGAGTATGCCCTGAAGCCCCAGTACGACAAGATCCCCTCATCGGAGGAGTACGAGAGGCCTCCGAGCCACGTACCTCTGCCCCCGCCCACTGCACCCAAGATGGCAGGCCCCAACCTCAGCCGCATGGGGGGCATCCCCGTTATGATCCCGGCGCAGAACAGGGACGGCTCCATCGTCTAG